CGGGCACGGCGGATCGTTTCCCGCTCTGTTTAAAAGCGGTGCGCTTGATGACATGGAGAAAAGATCAATTGATATAATATCATACTTTCAGATTGATAACGTACTGGTAACAATTATAGACCCGGTTTTTATTGGGTACCATATTAAACAAAAGGCAGAGATGTCCTCCAAAATGGTAGAAAAAGCATTCCCCGAAGAAAAGGTGGGAGTGTTCGGAAGAGTAGACAATAGGCTCGTAGTTGTTGAATACAGCGACCTGAGCAGGAATGATATGTATGCGGTAAATCAGGACGGATCTTTAAAATACGGAGCAGGCAGCATTGCTATTCACCTGATAAACAGGGATTTTGTCCGCCACAATATGCAGGAAGGAATGACTCTTCCCTTTCATGTTGCTCATAAAAAAGTTCCCTATGTTGATGAAAAAGGGGCTCGAATAGTTCCAGATGAACCTAACGGATATAAATTCGAGACTTTTGTTTTTGATGCACTGTCAAGAACAACATCATCAGTGATCATGGAAGTAGCAAGAGAGGATGAATTCAGCCCTGTTAAAAACAGAGAAGGAGAGGATTCGGCTGAAACCGCTAAAAGGGATATGTCAAATTTCTTCGGTGCCTGGTTTGAGAAAACAGGAGTATCTGTACCGAGAGACGCAGGCGGGAATGTTAAAACTGCTATTGAAATCAGCCCGTTTTTTGCAGCAGATGAAAAAGAATTTAAAGGTAAGAGTGTTTCTGAAATTGATTTTTCCAGGCCTGTTTATTTCGGCCCTGAAAACAGGAGACAATTATAAATGATGAATACAATTGATAATTTATTCAGAGACCCTGTATTCGTAAAGGTCTTTATGACATTATCAGCATTTGTTTTTATAGGGGCGTTTGTGGCATTTTTCAGACGGCTTCTTACAGTGCTTTCAGTAGCAGATGAAAGAAAGTCGAGATACAAGCGCCTGATAAGCATTACAGCGGCTATTGTCTTTGTAATAATTTTCCTGAGAGTCTGGATATATCCGCTTCTTATGTCTCTGTTTAGCCCAAGTATATCAGGAAAAGTTTTAAGTTCTATTTTTCTCTTCCTTGTGGTCAGCATTGCAGCTTTTTTTGCAGGCAGGCTTCTTATCCCGAGGGAAATGGAATCGGAGAAAAAGAATCAGTATCAAAAATTAATTAATGCTGCTTTCCTTGCCCTGTATCTGATTTTTATGGTACAAGTCTGGTCTGATGTTCAGATTTTCAGGGATACAATTGTACGGCGTATAATTTCCTCGGTAGTATCTTTTACTATTATTTATATTATTTTCGTTTTTGTCAGGAAGTTTATTAATTCTCTGAAAATTGATATTGCAAAGCGGCATGTTTATCGTAAACGTGCAACATATACAACTACACTTATATATCTGCTTTTACTTATTCCGATATGGGCAGGATCCACAAAGCAGTGGGCAACTGTTTTTTCAGTTACCGGCGCAGGTGTTGCTCTTGCTCTGCGGGATGTTCTGTTGAACCTTGCAGGCTGGGTGTACATTGTTTTCCGCAGGCCGTACCGTGAAGGCGACCGTATAGAAATGGACACAATAAAAGGTGATGTCATTGATATACAGCTTTTCCAGACAACACTGCTTGAGATCGGCAACTGGGTCGGAGGCGATCAGAGTACCGGCCGGATGATACAGTTACCTAACGGAAAAATATTTCAGATGCCGCTTTTTAACTACACAAAGGGCTTTGAATATATATGGGATGAAGTTTCCATTCTTGTTACATTTGAGAGCGACTGGCATAAAGCGGAAGAGATGCTTTTAAAAGCAGGGGATGAAGTAAGCCGTGATATTCAGTATCAGGTAAAGAGTAAAATCAGAAGGCTGGAGAGTAAATATCTTATCTATTATACTACATTCACGCCGATTGTTTACATTGATATTAAAGAGAGCGGCGTACAGCTTACGCTTCGTTTTCTGACAGAAACAAAGAAACGGAGATCATGGGAGAACATCATCAGCCGTAAAATCATGGAAGATATAAATTCATTAACTGATGTTGCATTGGCTTACCCTACTGTACGTGTGTACAAAAGCGGAGAAAACAGTTCGGATAATAAATGAGAAAAGTCAAGTTGAAAAAAACAGTAAAATCTGCTGTCAAGGTTTCTGCAGTACTTGCAGGTTTTATTTTTTTCATCCTGCTTTTATTGTGGGCTGCATTAAACCACATTGAAGGCAAGGCGCAA
This bacterium DNA region includes the following protein-coding sequences:
- a CDS encoding UDPGP type 1 family protein translates to MISGRTEKEQDIIEAIYNEGQGHVFRFWDELSDQDKTELINQLSGIDFNLIKNLHRDFVGSPEESNKNYNLEPAEIISIPRTDKQKKAEEEARLTGEKALADGRAAAFLVAGGQGTRLGFNGPKGCFPIAPVTGKTLFEVHADKILAAAEKYNVIIPWYIMTSEANHDATVSYFEENGFLGFNKKDVMFFKQEMLPAVDKNGRLILDSKAHVFMSPNGHGGSFPALFKSGALDDMEKRSIDIISYFQIDNVLVTIIDPVFIGYHIKQKAEMSSKMVEKAFPEEKVGVFGRVDNRLVVVEYSDLSRNDMYAVNQDGSLKYGAGSIAIHLINRDFVRHNMQEGMTLPFHVAHKKVPYVDEKGARIVPDEPNGYKFETFVFDALSRTTSSVIMEVAREDEFSPVKNREGEDSAETAKRDMSNFFGAWFEKTGVSVPRDAGGNVKTAIEISPFFAADEKEFKGKSVSEIDFSRPVYFGPENRRQL
- a CDS encoding mechanosensitive ion channel, with the translated sequence MMNTIDNLFRDPVFVKVFMTLSAFVFIGAFVAFFRRLLTVLSVADERKSRYKRLISITAAIVFVIIFLRVWIYPLLMSLFSPSISGKVLSSIFLFLVVSIAAFFAGRLLIPREMESEKKNQYQKLINAAFLALYLIFMVQVWSDVQIFRDTIVRRIISSVVSFTIIYIIFVFVRKFINSLKIDIAKRHVYRKRATYTTTLIYLLLLIPIWAGSTKQWATVFSVTGAGVALALRDVLLNLAGWVYIVFRRPYREGDRIEMDTIKGDVIDIQLFQTTLLEIGNWVGGDQSTGRMIQLPNGKIFQMPLFNYTKGFEYIWDEVSILVTFESDWHKAEEMLLKAGDEVSRDIQYQVKSKIRRLESKYLIYYTTFTPIVYIDIKESGVQLTLRFLTETKKRRSWENIISRKIMEDINSLTDVALAYPTVRVYKSGENSSDNK